The genomic interval AAAATATCTATGTTAAAACTCTTAAAGGAGGTATTCAAGTTAAGTAGTTGAATTGAAATATCCTTTGGAGTTTGAGAAGGAGgtcaacaatttataaaatcataattactatttttttttaatttcaaaataattgtcacatttataaaagaaatttattcCAAAAAACTGAACATTTTTAATTTCcattgcaatttttttaattttaattttgtcatctaattaacattgttattattattcactttatatttatgataaatagaataaactaataattatgaaggataatacaataaaatcacatatatactctttttttcatttatgaTTCATTATTTAATCTTTGTAAAATGGTTAAACATAGCAATTATTTTGCTACAGATGAAGTAATAATATAACAAGTAAATGTATAGAGAATGATATGATTAACATCCTcatcatcattaaaaaaatgtgaatgcaACTTTCTAGAAGTTATTAGTACAAAATTCTTgcataatatatactaaatagATAAGGAGCCCCACATATATACCGTCTACCCAATCATAAACTATTTACATACGACATATTTTGTCTTCTACCTAGCTCACACCTTTTTacacattatatatatgattttcacAAGAGTGTAAAGAAATGAAATAATCAACATAACATTTTGATGGGTTTTGATATCTCTCTTGGTCTTGGTCTAGGCCTCCATGAACAAAGCCATAAGAAAAAGGATGATGATCCATTTAATAAGGCAAACCCAATAATATCTCTTACGTTAGGAGTAGGAGGATCCCCTTCACATGCTTCTTCTACATGCAGTTTGCAACTCTCTTCATTTTCCAATTCTTCCACAAATATTAGCATCAAGAGGGAGAGAGACAGCGAAGAATTAACACATGTGCCTGCAGCATATGTagagaataataatattaatccaTCAAAGGTTCTTGTTGATGATGTTGATGAAAATGGTAACACCAACAGGAAGAAACTTAGGCTCACTAAACAACAATCCCAATTGTTGGAAGAGACCTTCAAAGATCATTCTACTCTCAATCcggtatttttttataataaaatgttaaaaattagtGGTTATTTTATGTAATACTCttcaatgaaatataaacaaaaatattaattgaaaagttGTTGTATATTTAATCTTAGATCGATGCTAACCACTTACATCAACTTTTTACATAACTTTTcaactattatttttgtttttattttattatgaagaGAGTGTGTATTATGTTATTGTAGCTTCATGTTAAATTAATTAGCCATCAATTATTggtttaatttataaaatgcGTGCATGCTctttaaattatctttttatcaTTTTCCTTTGATCAGAAGGAAAAGCAAGAATTGGCAAGGAAGCTGAATCTTCGGACCAGACAAGTAGAGGTGTGGTTTCAGAACAGGAGGGCAAGGTTGTACTATGCGTCTTCTTTTTGTACTATATATATTCTCATAATTAATTCTCTATATATACATGATTCTCCATGTTTATCAATTACTTCATAGAATC from Cicer arietinum cultivar CDC Frontier isolate Library 1 chromosome 5, Cicar.CDCFrontier_v2.0, whole genome shotgun sequence carries:
- the LOC101491148 gene encoding homeobox-leucine zipper protein HAT22-like — encoded protein: MGFDISLGLGLGLHEQSHKKKDDDPFNKANPIISLTLGVGGSPSHASSTCSLQLSSFSNSSTNISIKRERDSEELTHVPAAYVENNNINPSKVLVDDVDENGNTNRKKLRLTKQQSQLLEETFKDHSTLNPKEKQELARKLNLRTRQVEVWFQNRRARTKLKKTEMDCEELKKCYETLTEENKRLENELKDLKSMKTTDAPFNHMQLPVAGLTICPSCNRICTGSGGDENSNIGPSPTTTLLLSPKPHIHFYTNNSNNYSFTQSFATIAS